A genomic region of Azoarcus sp. KH32C contains the following coding sequences:
- the icmH gene encoding type IVB secretion system protein IcmH/DotU: MTSPPSLFADAPSASLNDGTGTKPHSLVDLLYDGFHMLMLLHHQKTPKDAARFSESIQKFLDDFERLAKKHDFDANDIFDAKYAFCAAVDESILASRINIRDDWERRPLQLALFGDQLAGEHFFDKLERARNEGAARIAALEVFHLCLLLGFKGKYLLEGPEKLKYLIAQLGEQLLHLKGKRAQFAPRWAAPDQIAHLLKWEMPIWGIGSLIALLGLLAYVGLAMQAESNTHASLAGYDGLVQLTPRPPTLNITLP, from the coding sequence ATGACAAGTCCCCCTTCCCTGTTCGCCGACGCCCCAAGCGCCTCACTCAACGACGGGACCGGTACGAAGCCGCATAGCCTGGTCGATCTCCTGTACGACGGATTTCACATGCTGATGCTCCTGCATCACCAGAAGACGCCCAAGGATGCCGCGCGGTTCAGCGAGAGCATCCAGAAATTCCTGGACGATTTCGAACGCCTTGCAAAGAAGCACGATTTTGACGCGAACGACATCTTCGATGCGAAATATGCATTTTGCGCTGCAGTGGACGAGTCGATCCTGGCGTCCCGAATAAACATCCGTGACGATTGGGAGCGTCGTCCGCTACAGCTGGCGCTCTTCGGCGATCAGCTCGCCGGCGAACACTTCTTCGACAAGCTCGAACGCGCCCGGAACGAGGGTGCCGCGAGGATTGCGGCTCTTGAAGTGTTCCACCTGTGCCTACTCTTGGGCTTCAAGGGCAAGTACCTGCTGGAAGGTCCGGAAAAGCTGAAGTATCTGATCGCTCAACTCGGCGAGCAACTCCTCCACCTCAAGGGAAAACGCGCCCAGTTTGCGCCGCGTTGGGCGGCGCCGGACCAGATTGCTCATCTGCTGAAGTGGGAAATGCCGATCTGGGGAATCGGATCGCTGATTGCCTTGCTCGGCCTGCTCGCATACGTCGGCCTCGCGATGCAGGCGGAAAGCAATACACATGCGTCGCTCGCCGGCTATGACGGCCTGGTTCAGCTCACGCCGCGCCCGCCGACACTGAACATCACGCTTCCCTAA
- the tssK gene encoding type VI secretion system baseplate subunit TssK has protein sequence MPSSPRILWGEGLFLRPQHFQHQDAYTESLCHTALLTAQPFGWGVRALEVDSEALQSGTLRFNRIDVILPNGESFCAPAVDQLPPPLTLDPLVHEESGTEFYLALHQLRNHGGNCASDETQPGHARYLICGTERPDLYTDAADAEITVLRKISLLKAEQEPRDQFLTLPLIRVRRTSSRGFEHDLSFVPPSISLGSSPLLTLMLRRQLEALQAKANALYGFHREPSKHIIEFRSGDIASFWLLHTVSSACAALMHLFRNPEVHPERMYQELLRLAGGLMTFSRSYGLTDLPAYQHAQPGPAFLKLDAILRDLLDTVISTRYFSIALTNPRPAYHAGHLDSDKITPDTAFYLAVSANHPLSEIIETIPFRLKVGAPDDVDKLVLSAMSGVRLTHAQHVPAAIPVRPGACYFALDSHGALYERMLKTQSIAIYAPESYQDLKLELIAVTS, from the coding sequence TTGCCAAGTTCCCCAAGGATTCTCTGGGGCGAAGGGCTATTCCTCCGCCCCCAGCATTTTCAGCATCAGGATGCGTACACGGAGTCGCTATGCCATACGGCGCTCCTGACAGCCCAGCCCTTCGGTTGGGGCGTTCGGGCATTGGAAGTGGACAGCGAGGCGCTGCAAAGCGGTACGCTTCGTTTCAATCGCATCGACGTCATTCTCCCCAACGGCGAGTCGTTTTGCGCACCTGCGGTCGATCAGCTTCCGCCCCCCCTGACGCTCGATCCGCTCGTCCATGAAGAGAGCGGGACGGAGTTTTACCTTGCGCTCCACCAGCTTCGGAATCACGGGGGCAATTGCGCGAGTGATGAAACCCAGCCGGGTCACGCCCGCTACCTGATCTGCGGCACGGAAAGGCCGGATCTATATACGGACGCGGCCGACGCCGAAATCACCGTGCTTCGCAAGATATCCCTCCTCAAGGCCGAGCAGGAACCACGCGATCAGTTCCTGACCTTGCCCCTCATCCGGGTGCGTCGCACATCGAGCAGAGGATTCGAGCACGATCTGTCATTTGTGCCCCCGTCGATCTCGCTCGGAAGCTCGCCGCTTCTGACACTCATGCTGCGGCGCCAGTTGGAAGCCCTGCAAGCCAAGGCCAACGCGCTCTATGGCTTCCACCGGGAACCGTCGAAACACATCATCGAGTTCCGCTCGGGCGATATCGCGTCCTTCTGGCTCCTGCACACCGTCAGCAGTGCGTGCGCGGCCCTGATGCACCTGTTCAGGAATCCGGAGGTTCACCCGGAACGCATGTACCAGGAGTTGCTGCGACTCGCGGGGGGACTCATGACCTTTTCGCGCAGCTACGGCCTGACGGATCTGCCCGCGTATCAACACGCGCAACCCGGCCCGGCCTTTCTGAAGCTCGATGCGATCCTGCGCGATCTGCTCGATACCGTCATCTCGACGCGCTATTTCTCGATAGCACTCACCAATCCCAGACCGGCGTACCACGCCGGCCACCTCGATTCGGACAAGATCACACCGGACACAGCGTTCTATCTTGCAGTCTCGGCCAACCATCCCTTGTCGGAAATCATCGAGACGATTCCGTTCCGGCTGAAAGTGGGCGCGCCCGATGATGTGGACAAGCTCGTCCTTTCGGCGATGTCCGGCGTCCGCCTGACACACGCCCAACACGTACCCGCCGCCATTCCAGTGCGCCCCGGCGCGTGCTACTTCGCCCTTGACTCGCACGGAGCGCTCTATGAGCGGATGCTGAAGACGCAATCCATCGCCATCTACGCTCCGGAGAGCTACCAGGACCTGAAACTCGAACTCATTGCCGTCACGTCATGA
- the tssJ gene encoding type VI secretion system lipoprotein TssJ codes for MVFSESAKKISERSRRCRSGRSRSLAPFAAVLAVQLLSGCAGTTAVKIAGTAVSFALESAGLGEKKDEHKEEASYQVPLRIQAGEQLNLSADGKPLSLVVKIYQLSATEAFNRMTYAQANAADEERAALAEELVSSREVVLIPGRTYELPQTLSPRATAIGIVGQFRAPSTGRWKLAFDARASKDKGIAVGALACALATGAGIVINQAPAESARSPAGTRCNA; via the coding sequence ATGGTCTTTTCAGAAAGTGCCAAAAAAATTTCCGAAAGAAGCCGACGGTGCCGTTCAGGCCGATCGCGTTCCCTTGCTCCGTTCGCGGCCGTCCTTGCTGTCCAGCTGCTCTCGGGATGCGCGGGAACGACCGCGGTGAAGATTGCGGGAACTGCTGTGTCCTTTGCGCTCGAATCGGCGGGACTCGGCGAAAAGAAGGACGAACACAAAGAGGAAGCAAGCTATCAGGTTCCCCTGCGCATCCAGGCCGGAGAACAGCTGAACCTGTCGGCCGACGGGAAGCCCCTTTCATTGGTCGTCAAGATCTACCAACTGAGTGCGACAGAGGCGTTCAACCGCATGACGTATGCACAAGCGAATGCAGCGGACGAAGAAAGAGCAGCGCTGGCCGAAGAGCTGGTGTCGTCACGCGAAGTTGTACTGATCCCGGGGCGAACCTATGAATTGCCCCAGACGCTGTCACCCCGGGCAACTGCGATTGGCATCGTCGGTCAGTTCCGGGCGCCTTCAACCGGGCGATGGAAACTGGCCTTCGACGCACGAGCCTCCAAGGACAAAGGCATCGCGGTCGGCGCCCTTGCATGCGCCCTCGCAACCGGCGCGGGCATCGTGATCAATCAAGCCCCGGCGGAATCGGCAAGATCACCAGCCGGCACCCGCTGCAACGCATAG
- a CDS encoding tetratricopeptide repeat protein yields MALLLGGCATTKQPLSQSEFVAAMESSSIKIDALMAENKQEEAVGLLSRMASENPARKEPWVRLAKLHFDAAAYGRAIVAADEVLQRDPADRTAKSVRAVSGLRVATESLAELRKDADLRGSAQADAQSLARNLRETLGEDVLVPVAAIQTGASAQPAPESAPVKERTRKKVVRPARSDAGGQATGANPFSSLR; encoded by the coding sequence TTGGCACTCCTGCTCGGCGGGTGCGCGACAACGAAGCAGCCGCTGAGTCAAAGCGAATTCGTAGCGGCCATGGAGAGTTCGTCGATCAAGATCGACGCCTTGATGGCTGAGAACAAGCAGGAGGAGGCGGTGGGCCTGCTCTCGCGCATGGCAAGTGAGAATCCGGCGCGGAAGGAGCCCTGGGTTCGTCTGGCAAAGCTCCATTTCGATGCGGCAGCCTACGGACGGGCAATCGTGGCTGCAGATGAAGTGCTGCAGCGTGATCCGGCAGATCGGACGGCCAAGAGCGTGCGGGCGGTGAGCGGTTTGCGGGTCGCGACGGAGTCTCTGGCCGAATTGCGGAAGGACGCCGATCTCAGGGGATCCGCTCAAGCGGATGCCCAAAGCCTCGCCCGGAACCTGCGCGAAACGCTGGGAGAGGATGTGCTGGTTCCGGTTGCGGCGATTCAGACCGGTGCTTCGGCGCAGCCAGCGCCCGAGTCCGCTCCGGTGAAGGAGCGGACTCGGAAGAAAGTGGTTCGACCGGCACGGAGTGACGCCGGAGGCCAGGCAACGGGTGCAAACCCTTTCAGTTCGCTCAGATAA
- the tssB gene encoding type VI secretion system contractile sheath small subunit has translation MAKKESVQKRLQKVRPPRVQLTYDVERGDALEQKELPFVVGVLGDFAVQSGQALGKLRDRKFVNVDLDNLDDVMAGLAPRVAFRAPNMLSPQGGELGLDLTFRSFEDFRPESVAQQVEPLRKLLEARSKLADLRNKLAGNEKLEDCLNEVLRNSEQLESLGAKSGEETEQ, from the coding sequence GTGGCAAAGAAAGAGAGCGTACAAAAGCGGTTGCAGAAGGTGAGGCCGCCTCGCGTTCAGCTGACTTACGACGTCGAGAGGGGTGATGCGCTCGAGCAGAAGGAACTGCCCTTCGTCGTCGGCGTGCTGGGGGACTTCGCTGTACAAAGCGGCCAGGCACTCGGAAAGTTGCGAGATCGCAAGTTCGTCAATGTCGACCTCGACAACCTCGACGACGTCATGGCCGGGCTCGCGCCTCGCGTCGCATTTCGTGCTCCGAACATGCTGTCGCCCCAAGGCGGAGAACTGGGGCTCGATCTGACTTTCCGGAGTTTCGAGGATTTTCGCCCCGAATCCGTCGCCCAGCAGGTCGAGCCACTGCGGAAGCTGCTCGAGGCGCGGTCGAAGCTCGCCGACCTGCGCAACAAACTCGCAGGCAACGAGAAGCTCGAAGACTGCCTGAACGAGGTTCTCAGGAACAGCGAGCAGCTCGAAAGCCTCGGCGCGAAATCCGGTGAGGAGACCGAGCAATGA
- the tssC gene encoding type VI secretion system contractile sheath large subunit, whose protein sequence is MTMHAGVQSAVAAPAATVLLDRIIEESRVARSDQERERARDIISELASQVLEGEVLISENLAASLDARVAELDRLISEQLSAIMHAPAFQQLESAWTGLHYLCKQTSTQVRIKLMNASKNELIKDFKTAIDFDQSALFKKVYEEEFGTFGGAPFGTLIGQFELTRQPEDMYFVEQMSHVAAAAHAPFIAAASPELFGLDSYTELGKPRDLAKVFDTVEYAKWKSFRDSEDARYVGLALPRFLGRLPYNPIDGVTTEGFNFVEDVDGSDHDKYLWCSAAFAFGARLTSAFENFGWCAAIRGVEGGGLVEDLPTHTFRTDDGEVALKCPTEVAVTDRREKELSDLGFIPLVHCKNTDYAAFFGAQSAQKPKKYDSDAANANASLSAQLQYIFAVSRIAHYMKAMMRDKIGSFASPANVQGYLQRWIDQYVTADDSASQETKAQFPLREASVEVSEVPGRAGVYRAVAFIRPHFQLDELSVSLRLVAELPGAGQG, encoded by the coding sequence ATGACGATGCACGCGGGTGTTCAATCGGCAGTCGCTGCGCCGGCAGCCACTGTGCTGCTTGACAGGATCATCGAGGAAAGCCGCGTCGCGCGTTCCGATCAGGAGCGCGAACGGGCTCGGGACATCATCAGCGAACTCGCCAGCCAGGTCCTGGAGGGCGAGGTCCTGATCTCCGAAAACCTTGCCGCGTCGCTCGACGCGCGGGTCGCGGAGTTGGATCGGCTGATCTCCGAGCAACTGAGCGCAATCATGCACGCTCCCGCATTTCAGCAGCTGGAAAGCGCCTGGACCGGCTTGCACTACCTGTGCAAGCAGACGTCGACCCAGGTCCGGATAAAGCTGATGAATGCGTCGAAGAACGAGTTGATCAAGGATTTCAAGACGGCGATCGATTTCGACCAGAGCGCGCTCTTCAAGAAGGTCTACGAGGAGGAGTTCGGAACCTTCGGCGGCGCCCCCTTCGGTACCTTGATCGGTCAGTTCGAACTGACGCGGCAGCCGGAGGACATGTATTTTGTCGAACAGATGTCCCATGTCGCCGCTGCGGCTCATGCGCCCTTCATCGCTGCCGCATCGCCCGAACTGTTCGGCCTCGATTCCTATACCGAACTGGGTAAGCCCCGTGATCTCGCGAAGGTGTTCGATACCGTCGAGTACGCGAAGTGGAAATCGTTCCGGGACTCCGAGGACGCACGCTACGTGGGCCTGGCGCTGCCGCGCTTTCTCGGGCGGCTGCCCTACAACCCGATCGATGGCGTCACCACCGAAGGGTTCAACTTCGTCGAGGACGTCGATGGTTCGGATCACGACAAATACCTGTGGTGCAGCGCGGCGTTCGCCTTCGGGGCGCGCCTGACCAGCGCATTCGAGAATTTCGGCTGGTGCGCCGCGATCCGTGGCGTCGAAGGGGGCGGCTTGGTCGAGGACTTGCCGACTCACACCTTCCGCACTGACGACGGAGAAGTGGCCTTGAAGTGCCCCACCGAGGTCGCGGTGACGGATCGACGCGAGAAGGAACTGAGCGACCTTGGTTTCATTCCGTTGGTCCATTGCAAGAACACCGATTACGCCGCGTTCTTTGGTGCCCAATCCGCGCAGAAGCCCAAGAAATATGACAGCGACGCGGCGAACGCAAACGCGTCGCTTTCGGCGCAACTGCAATACATCTTCGCCGTGTCGCGAATCGCCCATTACATGAAAGCGATGATGCGCGACAAGATCGGCAGCTTTGCGTCGCCCGCAAATGTCCAGGGCTATCTGCAGCGCTGGATCGACCAATACGTCACCGCCGACGACTCGGCGTCGCAGGAAACCAAGGCGCAGTTCCCATTGCGGGAAGCTTCGGTCGAAGTGAGCGAGGTGCCGGGGCGAGCGGGCGTATACCGCGCCGTTGCGTTCATCCGTCCGCATTTCCAGCTCGACGAGCTTTCGGTGTCCTTGCGTCTCGTCGCCGAGTTGCCCGGTGCCGGTCAGGGTTGA
- a CDS encoding type VI secretion system tube protein Hcp, whose amino-acid sequence MKDIYIEFKGSDIKGDSRDTRHKDTVEVYSWTHQMRQPKSATASAAGGHTAERVEHGEMIFTKDIDGASPKLYQACSSGLVVNDVIIYFYRAFGGKNTTGNPSSTQSRHQFMKIELKNVIIGSISPSVSGEGIPQESFSLKYSAVKWTYDELNIDGTKSGKVNIQGAWNLAKNTPNLT is encoded by the coding sequence ATGAAGGACATTTACATCGAATTCAAGGGAAGCGACATCAAGGGCGATTCCCGCGATACGCGCCACAAGGATACCGTCGAGGTCTATAGCTGGACGCACCAGATGCGCCAACCGAAGTCGGCCACCGCGTCGGCTGCGGGCGGGCACACCGCGGAACGTGTCGAACATGGGGAAATGATCTTCACGAAGGATATCGACGGCGCGAGCCCCAAGCTGTACCAGGCGTGTTCGTCGGGCCTCGTCGTCAATGATGTGATCATCTACTTCTACCGTGCCTTCGGCGGCAAGAACACCACCGGCAATCCGTCTTCGACGCAGAGCCGGCATCAGTTCATGAAGATCGAGCTCAAGAACGTCATCATTGGTTCCATTTCACCGAGCGTGAGTGGAGAAGGGATCCCGCAGGAAAGCTTCTCGCTGAAGTACTCCGCGGTGAAGTGGACCTACGACGAACTCAATATCGACGGAACCAAGTCGGGCAAGGTCAATATCCAGGGCGCTTGGAACCTGGCGAAGAACACGCCGAACCTGACTTGA
- the tssE gene encoding type VI secretion system baseplate subunit TssE, with protein MKGFEPSLFDKLFDDVPMLATRRRLSLEELKDSVARDLEALLNARTILDDEAMGDFPQVSDSVATFGLSDFAGLSLASVHDRFRICGSIERTIARHEPRLRAVQVTLELNRQSTNALYFSIRAVLVVRPAQEPVSFDALLQPTTLQYSVNKQRLRGVAS; from the coding sequence ATGAAGGGATTCGAACCGTCGCTATTCGACAAGCTCTTCGACGATGTGCCGATGCTCGCTACGCGTCGTCGTCTTTCCCTCGAGGAATTGAAGGACTCCGTCGCACGAGATCTTGAAGCGCTGTTGAATGCGCGCACGATACTTGACGACGAGGCGATGGGGGACTTTCCTCAAGTTTCCGACTCGGTCGCAACCTTCGGGCTGAGCGACTTCGCTGGACTGAGCCTGGCCAGCGTGCATGATCGTTTCCGGATCTGCGGCTCGATCGAAAGGACCATTGCGCGTCACGAACCGCGCCTCAGGGCCGTTCAGGTGACTCTGGAACTCAATCGTCAATCGACCAATGCACTCTATTTTTCGATTCGGGCCGTGCTGGTCGTGAGACCGGCGCAAGAACCGGTGAGCTTCGACGCCTTGTTGCAACCCACGACATTGCAGTATTCCGTGAACAAACAGCGACTGCGTGGAGTGGCATCCTGA